One window of Botrimarina mediterranea genomic DNA carries:
- a CDS encoding FG-GAP repeat protein, with protein MSRTIAVLLAGLRLSFVAGALAAAAVAPAATLTLEFWGNQLTEPVPSPGFNFGAAVDTDGATAIVGTRLGGSDSGIGSGSVYTFNIATGMFGPELVPSDGLAGDRFGDAVAIGRPYSLVGAFNGHDGAGAAYVYNRSGEQVNKLVAADGAAGDRFGDSLDTAGIHALIGAPGDDDFGNASGAAYFFNAMTGVQLHKFAPGDLTASAQFGYATALDESIAAVTSRLDDGTPLGTGSVYFFDWTTGSQLAKSTPSNATAGDRFGESIALDDNVALVGASRGNGGTGAAYLFDATTGDELHVLTPGDGAMGFNFGVSVAIEDGLALVGASSATADGIVTGAVYAYDVATGLEIGRLVLIDREQGDNLGISLAYENGTMIVGSSFDSDFGLRAGAAYLQDIVRVDIPEPSSALLLLTLIAGSAVRNGRHD; from the coding sequence ATGAGCCGCACCATCGCCGTCCTTCTCGCCGGGCTACGGCTTTCTTTTGTAGCAGGGGCCCTGGCAGCTGCCGCCGTTGCGCCGGCGGCGACTCTCACTCTTGAGTTCTGGGGCAATCAGCTCACCGAGCCCGTGCCGTCCCCGGGATTCAACTTCGGCGCCGCAGTGGATACCGACGGGGCGACCGCGATCGTTGGGACCCGCCTGGGCGGCAGCGATAGTGGGATCGGTTCCGGCTCGGTGTATACGTTCAACATTGCCACGGGGATGTTCGGACCCGAGTTGGTCCCATCCGACGGGCTCGCGGGCGATCGCTTCGGCGATGCGGTCGCGATTGGCAGACCATACTCGCTAGTCGGAGCCTTCAACGGCCACGATGGCGCTGGCGCCGCCTACGTCTACAATCGCTCTGGCGAGCAGGTGAACAAGTTAGTCGCAGCTGATGGCGCCGCCGGGGACCGCTTTGGAGACTCGCTAGACACTGCTGGGATTCACGCCCTCATTGGCGCTCCTGGCGACGATGACTTTGGCAACGCCAGTGGCGCCGCCTATTTCTTCAACGCCATGACGGGGGTGCAGCTTCACAAGTTCGCGCCTGGAGATTTAACAGCCTCCGCTCAGTTTGGCTACGCAACCGCGCTCGACGAATCTATCGCGGCAGTTACGTCGCGACTTGATGATGGCACGCCACTCGGCACAGGTTCGGTTTACTTCTTTGACTGGACCACCGGCTCGCAACTAGCCAAGTCCACGCCGAGCAACGCCACGGCCGGGGACCGCTTCGGCGAGTCAATCGCACTGGACGACAACGTTGCTCTGGTGGGCGCTTCGCGCGGCAACGGCGGGACTGGCGCCGCGTATCTGTTCGACGCCACGACCGGTGACGAGTTGCATGTTCTCACTCCCGGTGACGGCGCCATGGGGTTCAACTTCGGCGTCTCGGTGGCGATTGAGGACGGCCTCGCATTGGTCGGCGCCAGTAGCGCCACGGCTGACGGCATCGTTACCGGCGCGGTCTACGCCTACGACGTGGCCACCGGTCTTGAGATCGGCCGGCTCGTGCTGATTGACCGCGAGCAGGGCGACAACCTCGGCATTTCGCTGGCCTACGAGAACGGCACGATGATCGTCGGCTCTTCGTTCGACAGCGACTTCGGCCTCCGCGCCGGCGCCGCTTACTTGCAAGACATCGTCCGCGTTGATATCCCCGAGCCCTCGTCAGCGCTTCTGCTGTTGACGCTTATCGCAGGGTCCGCTGTGCGGAACGGTCGCCACGACTAA